AAGCCCGAGGAACACAGTTTAGAAGTTTGAGATCCGGCTAATCCATTCCTGCTCGGAATCAGGAACAATACTGTGAGTTTGCATGACATGGGTTGAAATGACCAAGAGTTCGTCATACATACAGGAGGGATCAGGATTCTGCTTGTGAGTTCAATACGGtgttgtgataaaaaaaaatgttgttacATTCAGGAGATGTTGACGAATTTGTaaattgtgataaaaaaatGTTGTTACATTCaagaaattttgataaaaaaaatgggaTGCTATTATTACTGCTTACGAAGGGAATTTCCAAGTTAAGTTGGAAGTTGTTTTATGATGTTACAAGCGTTTATTAGACGAGCGGTTCGTTTTAGGGTTCTGTTAGATGACTTCACTTTTTAAAAACGTGGCAAATATTTAGTAAATGTATGACGTCACTTATACCATATCTTTGGGTGCAAAAGAGAATCTATCTTGAATTGAGTTTTTTGCCTTTCAATTATGCTTGTAAAACATTTGGATCAAGTTAATGGAAAGCGCACAAAACCTACAAAAGTTAAGGGAGACTTTCTCATTATCTGGATATGATTTTTAGACTAGGATAGATTGAGAGAAAATCTGAATCAACCCACAACTAAACAACCTCCAACCAATTACAATCATCCACCTCAGCCTCCTTACTCCCTCCACCTTATCCCCTCTCCCTCTTCTCTCCTCCACCACCAGTCTTCCTCCAAGATTCTAAAAACCTGCCCTCCACACTCTTTCCCTTCCAAGATCTCCTCCTTCCTCTCTGCAACTCCTCACAACCCCCATAACCCtaagaaaaaagagaggaaagaaagaaccATGTCTCTCACAATCCCCACAAACCTCTCAAAACCTATGTTTCAGCCGAAACTCAGCTCCCCAATGGCCACAAAGCTGCCAAGAACCGTGGTCTTCTGCTCAGCctcccaaaaccctaaccctacccCAGAGAAAATATCCACTGCATCGCCCATGCAGGCGTTCTCCACTGCACTCGCACTCTCCTCCATCCTCATTGGCTCAGCCCCCATGCCTGCAGTTGCTGACATCTCGGGACTCACCCCATGCAAAGACTCCAAGCAGTTCGCCAAGCGTGAGAAGCAGCAGATCAAAAAGCTCGAGTCCTCACTGAAGCTGTATGCACCCGACAGTGCACCCGCCCTAGCCATCAAGGCCACCATAGAGAAGACTCAGAGGAGGTTTTCCAACTATGGCAAGCAGGGTTTGCTTTGTGGGTCCGATGGGCTCCCCCATTTGATAGTCAGCGGTGACCAGAGGCACTGGGGTGAGTTTATCACGCCTGGTATTTTGTTCCTGTACATTGCTGGGTGGATCGGGTGGGTTGGGAGGAGCTACTTGATTGCCATTAGGGATGACAAGAAGCCGACGCAGAAGGAGATCATCATTGACGTGCCTTTGGCTACTGGCTTGGTTTTCAGAGGCTTCAGCTGGCCTGTGGCTGCTTACAGAGAGTTAGTGAATGGTGAACTTGTTGCCAAGGACGTTTgagcttcttttttttgttcgtttttaatttctttgtaTAATTTGTAAAATTACTTGAAATTATATGTACCAAATGCTTGTGTTTGAAACTGATCCCGCTTAACATTTCTATTTCTATTTGTGCTATACCTAAGCATAGTTCAAATACCGTCATATGGTAGTAAGGTACTCATTTGTCATTTGAAAATACTTGGGAGCCAATTCAAATCGCGGCTTGGCGTGTGTGTATAAGCtgttctttttgttattttaataagTTGCTTTGCAAACATGTTAGACTGTAATTTATAGGTAAGTAGGAATGACTTACATGAAAATTTGTAGATCAATTGTGCAAATGACAGAAAGACGAACATACTGCAACAACGTGATGGCCTCAAGAATGCGGAGGTTACCTACCAAAGATTGGAGAACGAAATCTTCAAGAACTTTTTTGGTACAAAATCTTTAAGCAAAGACTTTAAACAtagtaattttctttgtttaggTAATTGTCAATCACGTAACAGTTTGTTCGTGACGCTTGTTAGTCAAGTATATTGTGTATAGAGTAGacaatttataattatttcgataaaaaaaagacaattcaTAATTAATCCTCCCTATATGCAACGCCTATGGTTATATCTTATATGCATGTAGTCAATTGAAGAACTCTTTTGATACAAACTCTTCAAGAAAAAAAGACTTAAGACATAGTAATTTCATTCTTTAGGTATATGTCTATCACGCATATTACGTGTagaaaatccataaaaaaaagTTCTTCATATATCAAACGGTTGTGGTTATATGCAAATAACAGAAAAGCAGCAAATGATCAAATATTTAGACAAAAATAGGAGgaaattaactatttttttaataatatttcatacatttactacTCCATAATCTGCAAATCCTACTACAGTCCTCTTCCCAATTTTGTTTCCAAACTACCAATATGTTTGGTGGATTCACACATCCAAAAGTCATCAAGTCGCTTGGAGCAAATATAAAAAGTCCCGCAAGACAATATATGATTACCCAATATATATATCGATAAGTTAAACTAATATTTACAATCCAGTTACTAATGGAAAACCCATCTCAAACTAAGCGGTCGAATCGCCTTGGTCTCTGTCACTGTCACCATCACCGCCACCGCTTTAACTATTGTAACCGTCCCTAGGTTTACCCAGGCATGATGACCAAGGCTAATGGACTTGGATCCTCTCCAGagcccaaggagaggatcctcctgaccaaggatcttggattgttggatttttatccaacggttacaaatagaGGAATTCctataaagttataataattatagccgttggatgaaaatccaacggtccaagatctttggtcaggaggatcctctccttggcctcaggagaggatccaagtccaaagctaATTACTCTCTAGATTATAGTAGAGTAGAcattagtaattaattaagcttAGCATGACCACATGGACTCTCCCATTCCCAAGCTGGTATGGTCCACCATCATATCCATGTCGAAAATAGGTCGGGCCTGAGAGCCCATGAACTTAGATGAGGGTGACCTGCTATTACTCGGGCTAGCCGGACTTAACCCATGGTTGGAGAATGATGCAGTCTGACGCACTTTGAGGTGCACCACCTCTGCCTGAGCCAGAGCCAGTTGGGTTTGAAGCACATCAATTTGTTGTTGTAAAGATGAAATTGCCCCAACGCACCCATAAACTGGGTCTCGCACCCTGGCATTTGCTTCATACACCATGCTACTAACTGCATCTCCTCTCTGGTGCTCTGGCAGCTCCTGCAATTGTCACAATTAAACATGGTCTTTTAACTTTTGACCACAAAAGCAAGTTGGCAGTGGTTACGGTGAAAACTTACATGCAACCGAGATATCATAAttgacaatttttcaaattaatgACTGTGAGTGATTGACTTGAAATATTGTACAACTGAGTAAGTTTGTCTCCTAAAGTGGCTTCTAAACTTGTAACCCTAGTCCCGAATGAGAGGCCAAAGGTCCTACAAGAAATGTTTTGGCTTGATGTAATGATCACTACCACTCTATGATATTTGTAGAACAAATCATGCGTCATCAGCCATGCTTATTCATTTGGCTGAACAAAATATATGGTCCCAAATCAAGTTATGACACTTTATTGGTTGCCTGTCTCTATCTATGACTACGAAGCATCATGTCGTACAAAAAAGAATTGAAATGCAAAAAAGGGTAGAAGATATATAgtgatttttacatttttttttcattttgtacttttcTTGTTGTTTTCTATTTCTTGATTCTATTTCGATTTAGGgctaattatattttataccTTCAAggtttaaattgatttttaaaatggatcatgaggttttaattttcttgaatTGCACCCTAAAGTTTTAAAACTATATTAATTTACACCGTTTGTCTAACGAATTATACAAATATTCATTACCTGCAACATCTTGTTGACATTGCTGGCACCAAACACTTTGTGAACATTAGCAAACTTTTGGGGCTCATCCGCAGGAAAATAGGGAGCGAACACACAATCCTGAGCACACCTTCTTCTGAGAAGCTTGCATGCTGCACAGGGCGAGGGTGCACCTTGTTTCCTGCTGCTGCCATTCTCCTTCATGCTTGCCACGTGTCTGATCTTCGTTGGACCAACGCAACCCCCAACAGTATGCAGTAACCCTAGTTTTGTAGGGTAACCCAATTTTGCCTTGAAATAGAAGGACAAAGGCCTATCTTATGAGTGTGAAGTAGAAGCTGATGACAGACAAAACAAAGAGGTAGCTAATttagttgaagaagaaaaaaagcagAGAGAAGAGAGTGAAGACTGAAATAGGAAAAGGATGAGGGATGTGAAGTGGGGAGGTGGTGGGCATTTATATAAGAAGAATAGGCAGAATTGCATCTGGGGTGGGGGGTCCCAGTTGAAAACCCTAAAGATTTTGGTCGATATAAAACTTCAATCCTGACATGACTAATTATTTGGCGCCATTTTAAACTTATTTTTTCCTCATCTAGATAACATATTATAACATGCATGTGGTTAATTTTGTAATGTACACCAATGCAATTAGGTCATCTCTAACTGAGAGCtggccagatggctcgttttagtcATCTAGTccttcaagatattaatattttaatgaatagtacatGGTCATATTTGTCTCCGTCTCAAACCGAGGCGCCAAAGGatcagagggctcgttttagccctgtcacaaaaaacccatctccaatagagggtcatagggccaaacataatttattatttaaatttaaaaactacaacaacttaaatttaaaaacagcaacaacttaaatttaaaaactacaacttatatttaaaaactacaattaaaatttaaaaacgacaaattaaatttaaaaactacaaattaaattcgaaaacaacattaacttaaatttaaaaactacaacaacttaaatttaatatccataatcaacatcatcttcatcatctgcCATCGTAGGAGTATAGTCAGAGGTAAACAACTGCGGTCGgctcataatttctttttttttttttcctatcaaaataggccatactcattggagtgtaatttgaagtgttcctttccatatttttatcatccatctcttcttgtatttgtttggcccgttcttcatgcctacaCTTCCTTTCTTCCGCCTGAAGGGCATTTTGTTCCGCCAATAAACGCAATGAGGCCGCCACTTCATGTTGAGCGGcgtaatcatcatttgccttgccTTTTTCCTTTAACCTTCGCgccttgtttcgtcccataaccctaggtatggaactttCACCCGAAGatggattttctacccttgtttgttgaatggttggagatccatcttcatccatatctgcAGCTGAGGATGTAGTTCCGAACACTGGCGTAGGAGCTCTTtgtggtggatcttcaaatgacacccaccctttacaaatttcccaacaactgtgaaactgaaagggtttcgagcttctgtccatatacaattcctccgcttggcgtacctagagaaaaattaaaggaaattaatttatgaaattaaatgtaatataattaaatatttaaaataaattgtgaaaacacttacttcgtcgtagtaattAGCGCCGCTTTCATGTCTGCTTACGGCTGCTAACAATGCTTGATgtcatttgttcaaacttggttaaagatgtttcttccatcttgaagaacaactctcgtggtttctAATATTCATTGAGTGGTGCCTTCATAGAAttctaagtattttttggacacacgagtccaaacatcgtcatttgtttgacaattccccctcacactatcttccgacacccatctataagtcttgcaaagagcttcatcttctttttgggtccaagccctacctttcattgcagacgaggccatttcaaaattattaaaaaaaattaaaggatagatttttgaaagaggaaggaaaatatgagaattgaaatggtgtaggaatggtgaaaattttgtgaggaatggtttaggtatttataggaaaaaaaaaaaatttgaatccaatggTAACTAGTGCCAGCTAGCAACGGCTAGCTAATGTCAGCTAGCCGTTAgattcaaaattctttttaagAATTCCTATCatttataaccgacatgattaATCAGTTTTCTGGCCAGCCTTCCAGCCTTTTCAGATTCCatggggccctctcagattccacgagccctctggcctagccctcggttggagacggttttcgggctattttcgaccctctgaacctttcggttggagatggccttagtaaTGATGGCAACTCAAAGCTTTTCATGCTGTTTTAGGTCCTGCAGTCCTGTAAAAGCTAAAATCAATTAATGCCAACATTGATTGACTAGTTTTTATTACAGTTTCAGAAAAATATGCGTTTAGAGAGAAAAATTTGGCGTTAGTACTATGATTGGTCACTTTTGGAtgacttttattttttgggattgCCAGAATTTCCTACTTCACGAGACTAAGCAAAGATAACATATTGAAAGGATTGAACTTATCGAGCAAGGCCTATCCAACTACAACAATTTCTTCTGGTTTGCTACTTAGATtattggatttgtctaattcgTGTTGTGGCTTGAACTAAACATGGGTTTGGATTGCGAGAGAGATTTATAAATTACAACGGAGATTCTTTACGGATCCTTGTTCTACAAAAGTTAAATTTCAACTTTGAAggagttttaatttgtaatgTAGGAGTTTTGATTGTATCCGCATGATATATcaataaatagaaaaatgaaTTTACAATAATTATCCGGGGATAGTGCCATTCacatactcatttttactttctacacatctttattaatttttggtcATTGGTCTTCTTCAATTAATTCGATCCAacaactgaaaattaaaaaaggtgtgtaataagtaaaaataagtgtatgAATAACACTACCCTTTACCAAGTTGGTGTTATGATTCGGTCGGTACTGTTGAGGTCTACCATATGTCAATATATGGGCACTACtcacttttgtttatttttttacactAGAAGAAATTGGACCCTTAACCTATAAGAGGCCTATAGATTAATATTTACATACCAACTCTCTTACTCTAATCTTAATCATAATACATAATATATACATACCAACTCTCTTACTCTAATCTTAAGCATAATACATAATATATagggacacacacacacacacacacacacatatatatttgtatgaGTATTGAGTACTATTAGATAGACTAATTTTTTAGATCATATTTGTGAATTATGTGATGTGCCATCAAtatgaaataaacacgttaatcaacacttaactaataatctaatcatcaacaaccacattatatagtttacaaaatatagtttaaatcgacaatctccttagcattacccatatatacacacactcgAAATATTATAGTTGAGGATCCAATGAATGTACAGGAGCATCCTTACATAATATATACATACCAACTCTCTTACTCTAATCTTAAGCATAATACATAATATATagggacacacacacacacacacacacacacacacacacagacacacacagagatatatatatttgtatgagTATTGAGTACTATTAGATAGACTAATTTTTTAGATCATATTTGTGAATTATGTGATGTGCCATCAAtatgaaataaacacgttaatcaacacttaattaataatctaatcatcaacaaccacattatatagtttacaaaatatagtttaaatcgacaatctccttagcattacccatatatacacacactcgAAATATTATAGTTGAGGATCCAATGAATGTACAGGAGCATCCTTACATAATATATACATACCAACTCTCTTACTCTAATCTTAAGCATAATACATAATATATagggacacacacacacacacacacacacatatatatatatatatatatatttgtatgagTATTGAGTACTATTAGATAGACTAATTTTTTAGATCATATTTGTGAATTATGTGATGTGCCATCAAtatgaaataaacacgttaatcaacacttaattaataatctaatcatcaacaaccacattatatagtttacaaaatatagtttaaatcGACAATCTCCTTAGTATTAcccatatatacacacactcgAAATATTATAGTTGAGGATCCAATGAATGTACAGGAGCATCCTTATGCCTTGCATGTCACACTTTTCCACTTCTAACTTTATGTGTAGAACGATGGAGcagcaaaaccaaaaactaGAAAATGAGTGTGAACCTGTGGACTTCTGAACTTGGAATACAATAGAGAGAGGTTAACGTATcattataaaacaaatttattctCTCATCCTGACCTTAATGTatcattataaaaaaatttattaaaataggAGAGAGGTTATAAATAAATAGGGCCATATATATGGAAAATTAACACACAAGAAAACTACGTAATTCTTCAAGAATTTCCTAACTACTAGTCTTTTACCACACGTCTTGTACCCCCTTCTCCCTTTGTATATAGAAATTATATATTTACGTCAAAGAATATTTGAAAATCCCAATTTTAGTTACGAATAATCAtgagtttttttattaacaccATGCATATTGTTGAATACCCCACATAAAAGTTTATTGTTAAGTGGCTTATATACCTAATATAAAATGACCATTTAGGcctaataaaattttaaaaaggaaaattattttctaaatacaccccaagttaatttaGACGTGTATTCTAAGATAGTTTTTCTTCAAGATCTCAAAGTCACTCACCTCCTTCATTGtataacaaaaccctaaccactAGAAGCACAAAACATTAATGGAAAAAGATTATTTTTCATCCTCATTCTGCATATCTGATAAGAgaaattttggaattggaaagaagaaaaggaaactgGTCAGTTTAACGCCAGCAATACATTTTGTCACTTTGCAGGTGCAACCTAGAAGAACAAACTGATATAACACCGAATAGTTGTGCATTTGATTTAAAAAGTACATGTGGGGTGTAGTCAACAAAACATGGGGTGTGAATAAAACAACCCATAATCATTTATATATTGAATTAACTGAGATGCTGTTTTTTTAAcctatgtgattttttttttttttttgtcgaacaatagatttgttagattatgGAGCCGACATGATTCGAACCCAGGTTGTAATGGAAGGGCAACCCTCCTCTCTGATAGAGTGTAGCAATTGATGTATAGGATTGAGCCAAGTGTACGTAGATTAGAGGTCCAGATAGTTAGTAAGTTACTACTCATGCATACATGTATAAATAGTCTAAGCTTGTATTACTTCGTTATTAAGAAAGATATCAAAGAAGTTagtttctttctccttcttcttctctaagATTCTCTCTGAGCTCTTGATTCTCAatggttaacatggtatcaatcCCATGATTGCTTAACCAAGCTTCTTCGATCCTTGCATTGCTTTCACTACTGTCATCATCGTCttcatctctctttctttcttcgtCTTCCTCTGCGATCTTCTGCAATTCTTTGATTTTCCCTGAAAATTTCTAGATTTCTTCTTCGATTTCTTCTCCGATGCCTCGACCGCCTCAACGTTCATCCGCATTAGGTGATTCTGGTACTGATTCTTCTAATTCATCCCCAATTACTGAAACTAATGAGTTTATCGTATGGAGAATGCATGATAGGGCTATTATGCAATTAATCACTACTACTCTTTCACCTGTTGCTTTATCTTGTGCAATTGGAAGTACTAGTTCGAGAGATTTGTGGATTCGATTAAAAGAACAATTCTCAATTGTTTCCAAAACTAGTATCTTTCAAATGAAATCAAATATTCAGAATATTAAGAAAGGCGCATACTCTGTTTCTCAGTATTTGCATAGAATTAGGGAAGCTAGAGACTATTTATCTATTGCTGGGGTTTACTTTCTTGATGAGGACATTGTTATTCTTGCCTTAAATGGGTTACCACCAGAGTATAATACATTTCGAATAGTTAGTATAGGCTGTGAAAGTGTCATTACTCTCAAGGAATTTCGATCTTAGTTGCTTGCTGAAGAGATCATTGTTGAAAATTCTACAACTACCCCATTAATAACTGCAACGGTAGCTACAAATCAGTCAAATGGTTCTCAAGGATATAGCCAATCTAACTTTGTTAATGGCAGTTTCAGATCTTACAATGGCAATAAAAATAGAGGTAGAGGGAGATATCATAACAACTCGAGGTCATTTGCACCTAAATAGATGCTTCCAACTCAAACTCATGTGTTTCCTACACCAACTCCAAGTGTACTTGGTCATTCTCCAACACAATACTATGGGGCTTCCAGTGCTCTTCCACTGCATCCATGTCAATTATGTACCCTGAAGGCCATATTGCAATGTTTTGTCACTTAAAACTTCTTGAGAAATCCACTTGTAACATTTGTTACAAACATAACCACAGTACTTGGTACTGCTTCTACAATGAAAAAGGCCCTAATTTTGTTGGTTACCACAATTCTGCTCATTAATATTAGATGACAGGTTCATCAATGCAGTCTTATTCTCTACACTCACATATGGCAGCTTCACATCCTTAAACTCCATTTCATTAACAACAATATCATCCATAGGCTTTACATACTGTGATGTCTCAGCCAAGTCCCTCTATAACTCCATCAACCTCTCAAGTTTGGCTTACTAATTCAGGAGCTACCAATCACATGACTGCTGATTTCAGCACCCTATCATTGGCTTATCCTTATCCAACAAATGAAGTCATTCAAACTGCTAATGGTGAATGTTTGGAAGTGTCTCATATAGGCAGTACTGTACTTATGCCCTCTATACATCCAATCAAACTAAATTTTGTGCTCTATGTCCCTAAATTGACACAAAACTTATTGTCAGTGCATAGAATTTGCTTGGACAATAATTGCTGGCTAATTTTCGAtgcattttgtttttgaattcaGGACAATGCCACATGGAGGATTCTCTACAAAGGAATGTGCAGTAATGGTCTTTATCCCATACATTCCCTTGCTTCTGCAATCATCAATTACAAAGCCAATGCATTTCTTGGTCAGCTTGTTACCTCCACTCTTTGGCATAACAGATTAGGTCATCCAACAAATAATATTGTGTCTCTGATGTTAAATAAGGTAATGTTTCATCTCCTAAGAACTCTATACATGTAATGTGCCACAGTTGCTTGGAAGGCAAGTTTTGCAAACTGCCATTTCACCGTAGTGTCAATAAGTTTGTACAACCTTTTACCAGTATTCATAGTGACCTTTGGGGTCTTGCACCTTGTCTTTCTATTGAAGGCTGTATGTATTATGTAACCTTTATAGATGAATGTACAAGACACTGTTGGattttccttttgattaataaatCAGATTTGTTTGCTACTTTCAAGGTTTTTCATTCATATGTCTGCACTCAATTTGCTGCACCTATTAAAATTTTCAGAGTGATGGGGAGAGGGGATAATATATTAGTAAAGCCTTTCAATCATTCTTAGTGAGCAAGGGTATTGAACACCATAAGTCCTGCCCAcatacaccacaacaaaatggccTTGCTGAGAGAAAGCATAGGTAGTTGAGACAACCATTACCCTATTACAAACAGCTAAACTTCCACCTTCTTTCTGGTTTCATGCTTGTCAAACAACACATATCTTATCAATAGAATGCCCTCTCCAATGCTATCTAATAAGTCACCTTTTGAACTCTTATTTGGTCAAGTACCTGTCATATCTCACCTTAAGATATTTGGGTGCACATGTTATCCTCTCATCCGACCATATAATTCTACCAAATTgcaacaaaaaacaacaaagtGTATCTTTCTGGGATATGCCACCAAATACAAAGGATATATTTGTTATGAAGTGTCTAAGAAAAGGATGTACAGTTCCAGGCATGTTGTCTTCGATGAAACTGAGTTTCCCTATACAGCTTTATTAACTCATTCTCAGTTCAATTGTATCACATCAGAGAAACAACAGTCTCCTATTtcactacctgtggttacttcaAATAATGTAGTCATTTCATATTCTTCACAGTCACCTATTCCAATGGAAATTTACGGCTCAATTATCATTGTATTGCATAGAGGAAAATATATACAAGATACAATCCTTATTCTATAAGGAAACAATAAAGGACACATATATCCTTCCTAATAAAGGATTCCTAatatttacaatatatatacatgcctTTTTTTAAATATCACTCATGGcgacactccccctcaagttggagcatagatatcacacatgcccaacttgacaagtgGGTCACCAAAAACTCTACTACACACGACGTGAGTGAGGATATCCGCAAGTTGCTCTTCCGAGTTCACAAACAGTATTGACACTATTTTCTTCTCAAGCTTTTCCTTAATAAAATGACGGTCAACCTCCACATGTTTCGTTCTGTCATGTTGTACCGGGTTCTCTGCAATCTCCCGTGCGGATTATTATCACAATACAAGCTTATTGCCTCATTTTCTTTGAAACCTAGACCGCCAAGTAATTTACGTAACCAAAGAACTTCACATATTCCATGTGCCATACCTTTGAATTCGGCATCAGCTGAAGACCTTGACACCACATTTTGCTTCTTGCTCCTCCAAGTAACTAGATTTCCACCAACGAACGTAAAGTATCCAGAAGTAGAGCGCCTATCAGTTACATCACCTGCACAATCAGCATTAGTAAATCCCTCAATCCTTAGATGACAGgaatttttatacaaaattcCTTTTCCTGGAGCTGACTTCAAATAAGCCAAAATCCGCATAACAGCTGCCATATGATCCACACTTGGCAagtgcataaattgactcaccACACTTACTGCATAGGCTATAGAGCTAAATAAATTAGTCTTCCTACCAGTCTCTGATATCTGCCTTTATGCACTGGTTCTTGATTCGGGTAAACCCCCAAGTAATGTTTCTCCACAATAAGAGTATCCACGGGTTTACACCCAAGCATACCTATTTCCTTCAATAAATCCAAAATATATTTTCGTTgagacaagaaaatacctttgGACGAACTTCCTTCAATAAATCCAAAATATATTTTCGTTgagacaagaaaatacctttgGATGAACGAGCAACTTCAACACCAAGAAAATACTTTAAGTCACCTAAACTCTTCATCTCAAACTCGGCAGAAAGGTTCTTCTCCAGTTTGATAATTTCATCTGAATCATCACTTGTTATTatcatatcatctacataaataaGCAAGGTTGCTACTTTACCGTTTCTCAGCTTCACAAACAAAGTATGATCAGAAAGACTCTTATAATACCTATTCTTTCTCATGGCCTGAGTGAACCTCCCAAACCATGCCCGTGGTGGCTGGTTAAGCCTATAAAGGGACTTCCGCAATCGGCACACTCCCATTTTTCCTCTGTTGCCATACCCTGGAGGGAAatccatatacacttcttcctcTAGATGTccatgaagaaatgcattttttac
This genomic stretch from Pyrus communis chromosome 2, drPyrComm1.1, whole genome shotgun sequence harbors:
- the LOC137726493 gene encoding LOB domain-containing protein 4-like; translated protein: MKENGSSRKQGAPSPCAACKLLRRRCAQDCVFAPYFPADEPQKFANVHKVFGASNVNKMLQELPEHQRGDAVSSMVYEANARVRDPVYGCVGAISSLQQQIDVLQTQLALAQAEVVHLKVRQTASFSNHGLSPASPSNSRSPSSKFMGSQARPIFDMDMMVDHTSLGMGESMWSC
- the LOC137725529 gene encoding photosystem I reaction center subunit III, chloroplastic-like, whose protein sequence is MSLTIPTNLSKPMFQPKLSSPMATKLPRTVVFCSASQNPNPTPEKISTASPMQAFSTALALSSILIGSAPMPAVADISGLTPCKDSKQFAKREKQQIKKLESSLKLYAPDSAPALAIKATIEKTQRRFSNYGKQGLLCGSDGLPHLIVSGDQRHWGEFITPGILFLYIAGWIGWVGRSYLIAIRDDKKPTQKEIIIDVPLATGLVFRGFSWPVAAYRELVNGELVAKDV